Proteins from a genomic interval of Hyalangium ruber:
- the gatA gene encoding Asp-tRNA(Asn)/Glu-tRNA(Gln) amidotransferase subunit GatA — translation MELTELSMLELAAKLAAGEVSSVEATRACLARVAQVDGQVKAFLRLDEKGALAAAEASDARRKAGNPASPLDGVPIGLKDIFLTEGVETTCGSRILQGFVPPYDATVVRLLKEAGLPVLGKLNMDEFAMGSSNEGSAYGPTHNPWRLDRTPGGSSGGSAAAVAAREVFGALGTDTGGSIRQPAAFTNLVGLKPTYGRVSRYGVIAYASSLDQVGPMTRTVADTAELLQLIARHDPLDSTSAPTEAPDYRADLESGVRGMRLGVPREYFINGMDPDVESTVREAMKAYERLGATLVDVSLPHTKYALATYYLLAPAEASSNLARYDGVRYGVRAKDARGLREMYGQTRERGFGAEVKRRIMLGTYALSAGYYDAYYVHAQKVRTLIREDFSRAFAQVDAILSPTSPVVAFKLGDKVDDPLAMYLMDVFTLPCNLAGLPGLSLPCGFTKKSMPIGLQILGKPFDEARLLRIARAFEREHDFHRRFAPL, via the coding sequence ATGGAGCTGACTGAACTGTCGATGCTGGAGCTGGCGGCGAAGCTGGCCGCGGGGGAAGTCTCCTCCGTGGAGGCGACGCGGGCGTGCCTGGCGCGGGTGGCCCAGGTGGACGGGCAGGTGAAGGCCTTCCTGCGGTTGGACGAGAAGGGCGCGCTGGCGGCCGCCGAGGCCAGTGACGCGCGCCGCAAGGCTGGCAACCCCGCGAGTCCCCTGGACGGGGTGCCCATCGGCCTCAAGGACATCTTCCTCACCGAGGGGGTGGAGACGACCTGCGGCTCACGCATCCTCCAGGGCTTCGTGCCGCCGTATGACGCCACGGTGGTGCGCCTCTTGAAGGAGGCGGGCCTGCCCGTTCTGGGCAAGTTGAACATGGACGAGTTCGCCATGGGCTCGTCCAACGAGGGCAGCGCGTACGGCCCCACGCACAACCCGTGGCGGCTGGATCGGACGCCGGGAGGCTCCTCGGGAGGCTCGGCGGCGGCGGTGGCGGCGCGCGAGGTGTTCGGGGCGCTGGGTACGGACACGGGCGGCTCCATTCGCCAGCCCGCGGCGTTCACCAACCTCGTGGGGCTCAAGCCCACCTACGGGCGCGTGTCCCGCTATGGCGTCATCGCCTACGCCTCGTCGCTGGACCAGGTGGGGCCGATGACGCGCACGGTGGCGGACACGGCGGAGCTGCTCCAACTCATCGCCCGGCATGACCCGCTCGACTCCACCTCCGCGCCGACGGAGGCACCGGACTACCGGGCGGACCTGGAGAGCGGCGTTCGGGGCATGCGGCTGGGCGTGCCGCGCGAGTACTTCATCAACGGCATGGACCCAGACGTGGAGAGCACGGTGCGCGAGGCCATGAAGGCCTATGAGCGCCTGGGCGCGACGCTGGTGGACGTGTCGCTGCCGCACACGAAGTACGCCCTGGCCACGTACTACCTGCTGGCGCCGGCGGAGGCCTCCAGCAACCTGGCCCGCTATGACGGCGTGCGCTACGGCGTACGTGCCAAGGACGCGCGGGGCCTGCGGGAGATGTACGGCCAGACGCGCGAGCGTGGCTTCGGCGCCGAGGTGAAGCGCCGCATCATGCTGGGCACCTACGCGCTGTCGGCGGGTTACTACGACGCCTACTACGTGCATGCGCAGAAGGTCCGCACCCTCATCCGGGAGGACTTCTCGCGAGCGTTCGCGCAGGTGGACGCCATCCTCTCGCCCACCTCGCCAGTGGTGGCGTTCAAGCTGGGCGACAAGGTGGATGACCCGCTGGCCATGTACCTCATGGACGTGTTCACGCTGCCTTGCAACCTGGCGGGACTGCCAGGCCTGTCGCTGCCGTGTGGCTTCACGAAGAAGAGCATGCCCATCGGCTTGCAGATCCTCGGCAAGCCCTTCGACGAGGCGCGGCTGTTGCGCATCGCCCGGGCCTTCGAGCGCGAGCACGACTTCCACCGCCGCTTCGCACCGCTCTAG
- the gatC gene encoding Asp-tRNA(Asn)/Glu-tRNA(Gln) amidotransferase subunit GatC encodes MKLTIEQVRHVANLARLSLTPEEEQRYATQLSAVLDAVAQLQELDVSGVEPTSHATLASSLLREDAMRPSLPPEKGLANAPSKVGTSFAVPKIIE; translated from the coding sequence ATGAAGCTCACGATCGAGCAGGTCCGCCACGTGGCCAACTTGGCGCGGCTCTCGCTGACGCCGGAGGAGGAGCAGCGCTATGCCACGCAGCTCTCGGCGGTGCTGGACGCGGTGGCCCAGCTCCAGGAACTCGACGTGAGCGGCGTGGAGCCCACCTCCCACGCCACGCTCGCGTCCTCGCTGCTGCGCGAGGACGCGATGCGCCCCTCGCTGCCGCCGGAGAAGGGGCTGGCCAACGCCCCCTCGAAGGTGGGCACCAGCTTCGCGGTCCCGAAGATCATCGAGTGA
- a CDS encoding zf-TFIIB domain-containing protein: MAEFDKPSSTEEEYFAREDIEKKRKLALQQSEEMATKQREDLKQLHYMKCPKCGMDLQTLSKGKVEIDTCFNCQGVWLDAGELEQIIKQGPEGSGKVMGAVLNLFKRK; the protein is encoded by the coding sequence ATGGCCGAGTTCGACAAGCCGTCGTCCACCGAAGAGGAATACTTCGCCCGCGAGGACATCGAGAAGAAGCGCAAGCTCGCCCTCCAGCAGTCCGAGGAGATGGCGACCAAGCAGCGCGAGGATCTCAAGCAGCTGCACTACATGAAGTGCCCCAAGTGCGGCATGGACCTGCAGACGCTGTCCAAGGGCAAGGTTGAGATCGACACCTGCTTCAACTGCCAGGGCGTTTGGCTGGATGCGGGTGAGCTGGAGCAGATCATCAAGCAGGGCCCCGAGGGCAGCGGCAAGGTGATGGGCGCCGTCCTCAACCTGTTCAAGCGGAAGTAG
- a CDS encoding zinc-ribbon domain-containing protein, whose amino-acid sequence MDVRCERCKTQYQLDDSRVSETGVTVQCSTCHHVFVVKKKALVVTVPVAAGQQPQGPAIPLGTPPAPPPPGLRPLGSPITMPPPVGTAAAPPPAEAASVLPPGGTPGERAREWRVRQASGNLFTLKDLTTLQKWIVERKVSRDDEISMTGESWKRLGDIGELATFFQLVDEAQKAAVLQAQLGATASTAAPAPEPSQKRSLTPVLLLLLVLLLGGGSAFYYFQVLVPQREEAERVATARRLEEEERRERERQEQLLAAQARAETQAQADAGSPTEPDADAGALAGAELLDAGDGGSQEDAGTLLDAGAAEDAGTGADAGTPDAGAPDAGTGVKRPAPVRDFDYYMTQGDRQRERERPEAALEAYAAAAELSPDRGEAYAGRGMAFLDLGDTRQAEAEFKQALKFNPRYGEAIIGLAETYRSQGKKAEAIRYYERYLEILPNGPEAAVARTAIERLKE is encoded by the coding sequence ATGGACGTACGATGCGAGCGATGCAAGACGCAGTACCAGCTCGATGACTCCCGGGTCTCCGAGACCGGAGTCACCGTTCAGTGCTCCACGTGCCACCACGTCTTCGTGGTGAAGAAGAAGGCCCTGGTCGTCACGGTTCCGGTGGCGGCGGGGCAGCAGCCGCAGGGCCCCGCCATCCCCCTGGGCACACCTCCTGCGCCGCCTCCTCCGGGGCTTCGCCCCCTGGGAAGTCCCATCACCATGCCCCCTCCGGTGGGCACCGCCGCCGCCCCGCCGCCAGCAGAGGCCGCTTCGGTGCTTCCTCCCGGAGGAACGCCGGGAGAGCGGGCCCGCGAGTGGCGGGTGCGCCAGGCCAGCGGAAATCTTTTCACCCTCAAGGATCTCACCACGCTCCAGAAGTGGATCGTCGAGCGCAAGGTGTCGCGCGACGACGAGATCTCCATGACGGGGGAGAGCTGGAAGCGGCTGGGAGACATCGGGGAGCTGGCGACCTTCTTCCAGCTGGTGGACGAGGCGCAGAAGGCGGCCGTGCTCCAGGCCCAGCTGGGCGCGACGGCGTCCACGGCGGCGCCAGCGCCCGAGCCGAGCCAGAAGCGGAGCCTGACTCCGGTGCTCCTTCTCCTGCTGGTGCTCCTGCTCGGAGGAGGCTCGGCCTTCTATTACTTCCAGGTGTTGGTGCCGCAGCGCGAGGAGGCCGAGCGCGTGGCCACGGCGCGGCGGCTGGAAGAAGAGGAGCGCCGGGAGCGGGAGCGTCAGGAGCAGCTCCTCGCCGCGCAGGCGAGAGCCGAGACCCAAGCCCAGGCGGACGCCGGGAGTCCGACCGAGCCCGATGCGGACGCGGGAGCGCTGGCCGGGGCAGAGCTGCTGGACGCCGGAGATGGGGGGAGTCAGGAAGACGCGGGGACCCTCCTGGACGCCGGAGCGGCGGAGGACGCGGGGACGGGCGCGGATGCGGGCACTCCAGACGCGGGCGCTCCGGATGCGGGCACCGGGGTGAAGCGACCGGCGCCAGTGCGAGACTTCGACTACTACATGACCCAGGGCGACCGGCAGCGCGAGCGTGAGCGTCCCGAGGCGGCCCTGGAGGCCTACGCGGCGGCCGCGGAGCTATCCCCGGACCGGGGAGAGGCGTATGCGGGGCGGGGGATGGCTTTCCTTGACTTGGGAGACACTCGGCAGGCCGAGGCAGAATTCAAACAGGCACTCAAGTTCAATCCGCGCTACGGAGAAGCAATCATAGGACTTGCGGAGACCTACCGCTCCCAGGGAAAGAAGGCGGAAGCCATCCGCTATTACGAGCGGTACCTTGAGATCCTGCCCAATGGACCCGAGGCTGCGGTGGCGCGCACCGCCATCGAGCGTTTGAAGGAGTGA
- a CDS encoding FtsK/SpoIIIE family DNA translocase codes for MAARKARAEKTVLSTQEIATRRKALAAKKMQTGGAGRRALVGVFVLSLSLISLLSVATFNPRDRVGPGFKNMVGPMGHLIAEGLRGFLGVCAYLIPACGIYAAMVIFVGNRERRRLPQIAALALLTLSAAVLAQLAFAGDPGWAHPPGGAVGAGLGGMLQGLFSTVGTVILVTAVAVAGLIVGTQYAFLKLCSMLWAGACVLGQRAMEAAQAFWEEQKEAYKKRQEEAAQEKLEEAAFLAQLEADEEELLEAERDAAEAEAAEAEAMAEEAVRLAREQEKEQLQLAKKTAKETKELARDNRAKEKLPELAASNAPVAVPMAEKRPAPGADPAWASFLAPTPAAAAANAAANGATSEPPPRKRERKVPNIVTGPTAPNSVPPVAASALAAAEADEPALAPAPVAAPVAAAPAAPASAIVPAPQSAMARMPLIVEPKAPPKPTAPKRTEEFEFVGGRKSFSLPPLDVLEIDKKERSALDKDAFLVTAEKLRAKLADFGIVGEVVEIRPGPVVTMYEFLPGPGIKVSKIAALADDLAMAMEAMRVRIVAPIPGKGVVGIEVPNKDRETVFLKEIAEQDAFHKSQSRLTMCVGKDIEGMPYVFDLAKAPHLLIAGTTGSGKSVAVNSMIMSILLKSTPEEVRFIMVDPKMLELSVYEGIPHLLLPVVTDPKKAALALRWAVEEMERRYQMLSEAGVRNIAGFNKLVETSATEVVKAVVEKKPTKPKKVLVVDGSVGEDKPAEASAANDQPGVAAPKDDMEDIREAVESEPEASEATAEVPEVEAVDESLEAASSEESTPEKKELKKLPYIVVIIDELADLMMVASREVETYVARLAQMARAAGIHLMVATQRPSTDVVTGIIKANFPTRISFMLRSKPDSMTILGTVGAEALLGMGDMLIMPPTSAHLQRVHGAYVSETEIKRAVDHLKAQGKPVFDESILKPRDEDVESGGEEDELSDELYDQALATVGEMRAVSISMLQRKMRIGYNRAARMIERMERDGVVGPADGAKPREVLIRGVGEMPGAGAM; via the coding sequence ATGGCGGCCAGGAAGGCCAGGGCGGAGAAGACGGTTCTTTCGACCCAGGAGATCGCCACGCGCCGAAAAGCGCTGGCGGCCAAGAAGATGCAGACGGGGGGAGCCGGACGCAGGGCGCTGGTAGGCGTCTTCGTCCTGTCCCTCTCGCTCATCTCCCTGTTGTCGGTTGCAACCTTCAACCCACGCGATCGCGTGGGGCCAGGGTTCAAGAACATGGTGGGCCCCATGGGCCACCTCATCGCCGAGGGCCTGCGGGGGTTTCTGGGGGTGTGTGCCTACCTCATCCCCGCCTGTGGCATCTACGCGGCGATGGTGATCTTCGTGGGCAACCGCGAGCGCCGCCGCCTGCCGCAGATCGCCGCGCTGGCGCTGCTGACGCTGAGCGCAGCGGTGCTGGCGCAGCTCGCCTTCGCGGGAGATCCCGGCTGGGCCCACCCGCCTGGCGGCGCCGTGGGCGCGGGGCTCGGAGGCATGCTGCAGGGCCTGTTCTCCACCGTGGGCACCGTGATTCTCGTGACTGCGGTGGCCGTGGCCGGGCTCATCGTTGGCACGCAGTACGCGTTCCTGAAGCTGTGCTCGATGCTGTGGGCGGGAGCCTGCGTGCTGGGACAGCGCGCCATGGAGGCCGCCCAGGCTTTCTGGGAGGAGCAGAAGGAGGCCTACAAGAAGCGCCAGGAGGAGGCCGCCCAGGAGAAGCTGGAGGAGGCTGCCTTCCTCGCCCAGCTCGAGGCGGACGAGGAGGAGCTGCTGGAGGCCGAGCGCGATGCGGCCGAGGCCGAGGCCGCCGAGGCGGAGGCCATGGCCGAGGAGGCCGTGCGCCTGGCCCGCGAGCAGGAGAAGGAGCAGCTCCAGCTCGCCAAGAAGACCGCGAAGGAGACCAAGGAGCTGGCCCGCGACAACCGCGCCAAGGAGAAGCTCCCCGAGCTCGCCGCCTCCAACGCTCCCGTTGCCGTGCCGATGGCCGAGAAGCGTCCGGCCCCTGGCGCGGATCCGGCCTGGGCTTCGTTCCTCGCGCCCACGCCCGCCGCCGCTGCTGCAAACGCCGCCGCGAACGGGGCTACGTCCGAGCCTCCTCCGCGCAAGCGTGAGCGCAAGGTGCCCAACATCGTCACCGGGCCCACCGCTCCCAACTCCGTGCCTCCAGTGGCCGCCTCGGCCCTGGCCGCTGCCGAGGCCGACGAGCCCGCGCTCGCCCCAGCTCCGGTGGCTGCTCCGGTCGCGGCTGCTCCGGCCGCTCCCGCCTCCGCCATCGTTCCGGCGCCCCAGTCCGCGATGGCGCGCATGCCGCTCATCGTGGAGCCCAAGGCCCCGCCCAAGCCCACCGCTCCGAAGCGGACGGAGGAGTTCGAGTTCGTGGGAGGTCGCAAGAGCTTCTCGCTGCCCCCGCTGGACGTGCTGGAGATCGACAAGAAGGAGCGCTCGGCGCTGGACAAGGACGCCTTCCTCGTCACCGCCGAGAAGCTGCGCGCCAAGCTGGCCGACTTCGGCATCGTCGGCGAGGTGGTGGAGATCCGCCCCGGCCCCGTCGTCACCATGTACGAGTTCCTCCCGGGCCCCGGCATCAAGGTGAGCAAGATCGCCGCGCTCGCCGATGACCTCGCCATGGCGATGGAGGCCATGCGCGTGCGCATCGTCGCCCCCATCCCCGGCAAGGGCGTGGTGGGCATCGAGGTGCCCAACAAGGACCGCGAGACGGTGTTCCTCAAGGAGATCGCCGAGCAGGACGCCTTCCACAAGAGCCAGAGCCGGCTCACCATGTGCGTGGGCAAGGACATCGAGGGCATGCCGTACGTCTTCGACCTGGCCAAGGCGCCCCACCTGCTCATCGCCGGTACCACGGGCTCGGGTAAATCCGTGGCCGTCAACTCGATGATCATGAGCATCCTCCTGAAGTCCACGCCGGAGGAGGTCCGCTTCATCATGGTGGACCCGAAGATGCTCGAGCTGTCCGTGTACGAGGGCATCCCCCACCTGCTGCTGCCGGTGGTGACCGACCCGAAGAAGGCCGCGCTCGCGCTGCGCTGGGCGGTGGAGGAGATGGAGCGCCGCTACCAGATGCTGTCCGAGGCGGGCGTGCGCAACATCGCCGGCTTCAACAAGCTGGTGGAGACCTCCGCCACCGAGGTGGTGAAGGCGGTGGTGGAGAAGAAGCCCACCAAGCCCAAGAAGGTGCTCGTGGTGGATGGGAGCGTCGGCGAGGACAAGCCCGCCGAGGCCTCCGCCGCCAACGACCAGCCCGGGGTGGCCGCGCCCAAGGACGACATGGAGGACATTCGGGAGGCCGTGGAGTCGGAGCCCGAGGCCTCCGAAGCCACCGCCGAGGTCCCCGAGGTCGAGGCCGTCGACGAGAGTCTGGAGGCCGCGTCCTCCGAGGAGTCCACCCCGGAGAAGAAGGAGCTCAAGAAGCTGCCCTATATCGTGGTCATCATCGACGAGCTGGCCGACCTGATGATGGTGGCCAGCCGCGAGGTGGAGACGTACGTGGCGCGCCTGGCGCAAATGGCCCGCGCCGCCGGCATCCACCTGATGGTCGCCACCCAGCGTCCCTCCACGGACGTGGTGACGGGCATCATCAAGGCCAACTTCCCCACGCGCATCAGCTTCATGCTGCGCTCCAAGCCGGACTCGATGACCATCCTCGGGACGGTGGGCGCCGAGGCGCTGCTCGGCATGGGCGACATGCTCATCATGCCGCCCACGAGCGCGCACCTGCAGCGCGTGCATGGCGCCTACGTCTCCGAGACGGAGATCAAGCGCGCGGTGGACCACCTCAAGGCCCAGGGCAAGCCTGTCTTCGACGAGTCCATCCTCAAGCCGCGCGACGAGGATGTGGAGAGCGGCGGCGAGGAGGACGAGCTGTCCGACGAGCTGTACGACCAGGCGCTCGCCACGGTGGGCGAGATGCGCGCCGTGTCCATCTCCATGCTCCAGCGCAAGATGCGCATCGGCTACAACCGCGCCGCGCGCATGATCGAGCGCATGGAGCGCGACGGGGTGGTGGGCCCGGCCGACGGCGCCAAGCCTCGCGAGGTGCTCATCCGGGGCGTGGGCGAGATGCCCGGCGCGGGGGCGATGTAG
- a CDS encoding antibiotic biosynthesis monooxygenase family protein: protein MIVAISRFRPPAEQAEHLVARFQERSRLVDGHAGFLGLEVLRSFERQPEFLLVTRWRDRDALRAYLQSPDFLVAKAASVADDATFAMYEVVGQ, encoded by the coding sequence ATGATCGTCGCCATCTCGCGCTTCCGCCCCCCGGCCGAGCAGGCGGAGCATCTGGTCGCCCGCTTTCAGGAACGCTCGCGGCTCGTGGACGGGCACGCGGGGTTCCTGGGCCTGGAGGTGCTGCGCTCCTTCGAGCGCCAGCCGGAGTTCCTGCTGGTGACCCGCTGGAGAGACAGGGACGCCCTGCGCGCCTACCTCCAGTCGCCGGACTTCCTGGTCGCCAAGGCCGCCAGCGTCGCGGACGACGCCACCTTCGCGATGTATGAGGTAGTAGGCCAATGA
- a CDS encoding THUMP domain-containing class I SAM-dependent RNA methyltransferase — translation MAERIALFATTARGTEDLLAEELRDLGARRIRQDRGGVRFMASLDEALRVCLWSRIAMRVLYPLGEFEAHGADGLYEAAASVPWEEHLTPDHTFAVEATLKDSEHSHSGFVALKVKDALVDRMRGTMGARPDVNTRTPDISVVAHLAREKLSLSLDLCGDPLNRRGYRVRPTPAPLKETLAAALLRAAGYNGNEALVDPMCGSGTLLIEAGFIARNRAPGIGRSFAVERWPHLGARAKELLEDLRADARRNERKVHVPLQGFDKDPEALEAARRNVKAARLSEEIQVAEGDATKPLPLPEGGGLLITNPPYGERIGTGGQKGMKSFYFKLGENIRALDGWRVYVLSGNPAFESAFHARPVSRRDVWNGPIPCTLLGYRFGWKEPSSREPGSEPALGAPPQSPDVASVRPDHEGEEDA, via the coding sequence ATGGCTGAACGCATCGCCCTCTTCGCTACCACCGCCCGCGGCACCGAGGACCTCCTGGCCGAGGAGCTCCGGGACCTGGGAGCCCGTCGCATCCGCCAGGACCGGGGCGGGGTTCGCTTCATGGCCTCACTGGATGAGGCCCTCCGGGTGTGCCTCTGGTCGCGCATCGCCATGCGCGTGCTCTATCCGCTGGGCGAGTTCGAGGCCCACGGCGCCGACGGGCTCTACGAGGCGGCGGCGAGCGTGCCGTGGGAGGAGCACCTCACGCCGGACCACACGTTCGCGGTGGAGGCGACGCTGAAGGACAGCGAGCACAGCCACTCGGGCTTCGTGGCCCTCAAGGTGAAGGATGCCCTCGTGGACCGCATGCGCGGGACGATGGGCGCCCGGCCGGACGTGAACACCCGGACCCCAGACATCAGCGTGGTGGCCCACCTGGCCCGGGAGAAGCTCTCGCTCTCGCTGGACCTGTGCGGAGATCCCCTGAACCGCCGGGGTTACCGTGTGCGCCCTACCCCCGCTCCCCTCAAGGAGACGCTGGCCGCTGCCCTGCTGCGCGCCGCCGGCTACAACGGCAACGAGGCGCTGGTGGACCCGATGTGCGGCTCCGGGACGCTGCTCATCGAGGCCGGCTTCATCGCCCGCAACCGCGCCCCGGGCATCGGCCGCTCCTTCGCGGTGGAGCGCTGGCCCCACCTGGGCGCCCGGGCGAAGGAGCTGCTGGAGGACCTGCGCGCGGATGCTCGCCGCAACGAGCGCAAGGTACACGTGCCGCTGCAGGGCTTCGACAAGGATCCAGAGGCGCTGGAGGCCGCGCGCCGGAACGTAAAGGCGGCGCGGCTCTCCGAGGAGATCCAGGTCGCCGAAGGCGATGCCACCAAGCCCCTTCCCTTGCCCGAGGGCGGCGGGCTGCTCATCACCAACCCGCCCTACGGCGAGCGAATCGGCACGGGCGGCCAGAAGGGCATGAAGTCCTTCTATTTCAAGCTCGGAGAGAACATCCGCGCCCTGGATGGCTGGCGCGTCTATGTCCTCTCCGGCAACCCGGCCTTCGAGAGCGCCTTCCATGCGCGCCCCGTGAGCCGCCGGGACGTGTGGAACGGCCCCATCCCCTGCACGCTGTTGGGCTACCGCTTCGGCTGGAAGGAGCCCTCGTCGCGGGAGCCCGGCTCAGAGCCGGCGCTCGGTGCGCCGCCACAGTCGCCGGATGTTGCTTCGGTGCGTCCAGATCATGAAGGCGAAGAGGACGCCTGA
- the plsY gene encoding glycerol-3-phosphate 1-O-acyltransferase PlsY yields MLAALVLLGYLAGSIPFGVLVTRWARGVDVRAQGSGNIGATNVARVAGKKLGILVLALDALKGAIPVLLALHWMPESPRAHVAVGLAAFLGHCYPVWLKLHGGKGVATALGVLLVLTPLAALAGAGVYVLVLVATRVSSLGSLTAGVAAVATAVFTAPAIEYALLSGVLFAFMIWTHRSNIRRLWRRTERRL; encoded by the coding sequence GTGCTCGCTGCCCTTGTCCTGCTCGGCTATCTCGCGGGCTCCATTCCCTTCGGGGTGCTGGTGACGCGCTGGGCGCGCGGGGTGGATGTCCGCGCGCAGGGCAGCGGCAACATCGGCGCCACCAACGTGGCGCGTGTGGCGGGCAAGAAGCTCGGCATCCTGGTGCTGGCGCTGGATGCGCTCAAGGGCGCCATTCCCGTGCTGCTCGCCCTTCACTGGATGCCCGAGAGCCCCCGCGCGCACGTGGCGGTGGGGCTCGCCGCCTTCCTGGGGCACTGCTACCCGGTGTGGCTGAAGCTGCACGGAGGCAAGGGCGTCGCCACCGCGTTGGGCGTGCTCCTGGTCCTGACGCCCCTGGCCGCGCTCGCTGGGGCCGGCGTCTATGTGCTCGTCCTAGTAGCGACGCGGGTGAGCTCGCTCGGCTCGCTGACGGCGGGCGTGGCGGCGGTGGCCACTGCGGTCTTCACCGCTCCCGCAATCGAGTACGCGCTGCTCTCAGGCGTCCTCTTCGCCTTCATGATCTGGACGCACCGAAGCAACATCCGGCGACTGTGGCGGCGCACCGAGCGCCGGCTCTGA
- a CDS encoding DUF2752 domain-containing protein — MKVFVPPPNRHPGLVDALGLAGLLGLLVARYIPVAKLIPFWGCALREQTGWPCLGCGLTRVADHVSHLHFLKAWEANPLGTVAACIFALLAVMMVLHLVFKVPVPELHLSPREWTWVRRALPVLLLVNYAYVVVKTKFPHLLM; from the coding sequence GTGAAGGTCTTCGTTCCTCCGCCCAATCGCCACCCTGGTCTGGTGGATGCCCTCGGTCTCGCGGGCCTCCTCGGCCTGCTCGTCGCCCGGTACATCCCTGTGGCGAAGCTGATTCCTTTTTGGGGCTGCGCGCTGCGGGAGCAGACGGGCTGGCCCTGCCTCGGCTGTGGGCTGACCCGGGTGGCTGACCACGTGTCCCACCTGCATTTTCTCAAGGCCTGGGAGGCCAACCCGCTGGGCACCGTGGCCGCCTGCATCTTCGCGCTGCTGGCGGTGATGATGGTGCTGCACCTGGTGTTCAAGGTGCCGGTGCCCGAGCTCCACCTCTCGCCGCGCGAGTGGACCTGGGTGCGCCGCGCCCTGCCTGTTCTCCTGCTCGTCAACTACGCCTACGTGGTGGTGAAGACGAAGTTCCCCCATTTGCTGATGTGA
- a CDS encoding DUF4920 domain-containing protein: MKTLRTALLAVVVVPLVALAGGTAATPAKTQPATKSEADCHHPPPPQQAAAPAQGNGWTLTRGEALKGAPAVKLADLLAKPQEHSGKTVLVEGQVRKACEKKGCWMELSTAADAKGPGVRVTFKDYGFFVPLDSAGSQARVEGVVQVAELSENRAKHYEGEGAIVPRGSDGKAREVQLVATGVELRR; the protein is encoded by the coding sequence ATGAAGACGCTCCGCACCGCTCTGCTGGCCGTGGTCGTTGTTCCCCTCGTGGCGCTCGCTGGAGGGACCGCCGCGACGCCTGCCAAGACGCAGCCCGCCACGAAGTCCGAGGCGGACTGCCACCACCCGCCCCCGCCGCAGCAGGCCGCCGCGCCCGCGCAGGGGAACGGCTGGACGCTCACCCGAGGAGAGGCGCTCAAGGGTGCCCCGGCCGTGAAGCTCGCCGACCTGCTCGCCAAGCCGCAGGAGCACAGCGGCAAGACGGTGCTCGTCGAGGGCCAGGTGCGCAAGGCGTGCGAGAAGAAGGGCTGCTGGATGGAGCTGTCCACCGCCGCGGACGCCAAGGGCCCGGGCGTACGGGTGACCTTCAAGGACTACGGCTTCTTCGTCCCGCTGGACTCGGCGGGCTCCCAGGCGCGCGTGGAGGGCGTGGTGCAGGTGGCCGAGCTGAGCGAGAACCGCGCCAAGCACTACGAGGGTGAGGGCGCCATCGTCCCCCGCGGCAGCGACGGCAAGGCGCGCGAGGTGCAGCTGGTGGCCACCGGCGTGGAGCTGCGTCGCTAG